Part of the Capricornis sumatraensis isolate serow.1 chromosome 9, serow.2, whole genome shotgun sequence genome, CGGTTCCCGCTAGATGGCGCATCTGATGCAGATATTGGAGTAAACTCCGCCTTGACGTACCGAGTCGATCCCAACGATTATTTCACTTTGGACACACAAAACAGTCGTGAACAAATGTCTTCGTTATCACTTGTGTTAAGGAAATCACTGGACAGAGAGGAAATTCAGGAACATAGTTTATTATTGACAGCTAGTGATGGAGGTAAACCCGAGTTGACCAGCACAGTTCAGCTGCTGATTACAATCCTGGATGTGAATGACAACGCACCAGAATTTGACCAACTAATTTATAAAGTGAGAATGTTAGAGAACTCACTTAATGGCTCATTAGTGATCAAACTAAATGCCACAGACCCTGATGATGGTACAAATGCAGACATAACCTACTCATTTAGAAGACCTGTATCACCTGCAGTATTATATGCGTTTTACATAAATCCCGAcagtggagaaattagaacaaaAGGTAAATTGGATTTCGAAGAAAATAAATTGTATGAAATATCCGTGGAAGCGATTGACAAAGGGAATATTCCAATGGCGGGTCATTGTACCATTTTGGTGGAAATAGTAGATATAAATGACAATGCTCCAGAAGTTACCATCACTTCTTTGGCTCTTCCGGTGCGAGAGGACGCTCAGGTGGGCACTGTCATCGCCTTGATCAGCGTGTCCGACCGTGACTCCGGCGCCAATGGGCAGGTGACCTGCTCCCTGATGCCTCATAACCCGTTCAAGTTGGTGTCCACCTTCAAGAATTACTATTCACTAGTGTTGGACAACACCTTGAACCGCGAGAGCGTGGCGAATTATGAGGTGGTGGTGACTGCGAGGGACGGGGGCTTGCCGTCGCTCTCGGCCACAGCCAGCGTGTCCGTGGAGGTGGCCGACGTGAACGACAACGCGCCCGCGTTCCCGCAGCCCGAGTACACGGTGTTCGTGAAGGAGAACAACCCGCCCGGCTGCCACATCTTCACCGTGTCGGCGCGAGACGCGGACGCGCAGGAGAACGCGCTGGTGTCCTACTCGCTGGTGGAGCGGCGGGTGGGCGAGCGCGCGCTGTCGAGCTACGTGTCGGTGCACGCGGAGAGCGGCAAGGTGTACGCGCtgcagccactggaccacgaggagcTGGAGCTGCTGCAGTTCCAGGTGAGCGCGCGCGACGCGGGCGTGCCGCCCCTGGGCAGCAACGTGACCCTGCAGGTGTTCGTGCTGGACGAGAACGACAACGCGCCTGCGCTGTTGCCGCCCGGGCCAGGTGGAGGACCCAGCGCGCTGAGCCAGATTGTGTCGAGGTCCGTGGAGGCGGGCCACGTGGTGGCGAAGGTGCGCGCGGTGGACGCCGACTCGGGCTACAACGCGTGGCTGTCGTACGAGCTGCAGCCGGCCGTGGGcggctcgcgcagcccgttccGCGTGGGGCTGTACACCGGCGAGATCAGCACGACGCGCGCCCTGGACGAGGCGGACGCGCCGCGCCAGCGCCTGCTGGTGCTGGTGAAGGACCACGGCGAGCCGGCGCTGACGGCCACGGCCACCGTGCTGCTGTCGCTGGAGGACAGCGGCCAGGCGCCCAAGGCCTCTTCGCGGGCGTTGTCTGGTGCAGCTGGCGCAGAGACGGCGTTAGTGGATGTGAACGTGTACCTGATCATCGCCATCTGCGCAGTGTCCAGCCTGTTTGTGCTCACGCTGCTGCTGTACACGGCGCTGCGGTGCTCGGCGCCGCCCAGAGAAGGCACGTGCGGGCCGGTGAAGCCCAGGCTTGTGTGCTCCAGCGCGGTGGGGAGCTGGTCTTACTctcagcagaagcagcagagggTGTGCTCTGGGGAGGGGCCGCCCAAGACAGACCTCATGGCCTTCAGCCCCAGTCTTCCTCCTTGTCTGAGTTCTGCGGAGGGACCAGGTGAAATAGAAGCAGAATTAGAGCAGTTGAAAAAGGTGaggtcatattttaaattttctttctgttttagccATCCTCACAGTTTTCTGTTTAAGATTCTTCAATCTCAGTTTTAAGGTCATTCTTTAATTTGCTCGTCATTATGGTTTTAATGAGTGTTACTGACATCATGAGTTCCATTAATCTTCAAATTAAATATTAGTAAAAACCATAGTTTTAGTCATAATACTAATTATTTGCTTTTGTTGAATTcttaacagttttaaaatatttattgcttaTATAAGCATTTTTCAAGAAACTCCACATTGTGAGTACTTAAGCATCTAGAAAACCAtagttaaacattttaaaatctgtgtctttaaaatttatagatatacccacatacagattttgtTTTGAATGGGGCCATAACTTTTTAAAGGTTTTCTTAAAGgtgcatttttcttccttcttaaagAATCTTTTTTGTTTCCTCCTTCCTTATTTTACTCTGGCACATCACCATTCCCGTCTGTATACAATCTGAAAAACCTTATgattttcctttaacatttttatttgcagTTACATAATTattcacatacatgcatacacgtggtgggtttttgttattgtttctttTGGAAATTTTGTTAGCATAGATACTGCATTTTACATTTCACAGTCACCAGTACTTTGTGGAAATCCCTGAGCCATTTAATAGCTGTGTAGTACTCTATAGTGTGGATGTACCatttatatgatatcatttatataatttatcagTTATTCACCAGTTGATGAGTACTTTGTGTGTTTTTTGCCCTCATAAACCctgctgtggagaaggcaatggcaacccactttagtactcttgcctggaaactcccatggatggaggagcttggtaggctgcagttgctcagagtcggacacgactgagcgacttcacttttacttttcactttcatgcaatggagaaggaaatggcaacccactccagtgttcttgtctggagaatcccagggatggggggagcctggtgggttgccgtcttatggggtcgcacagagtcggacacgactgaagtgacttagcagcagcaaactgtgCTGTAATATCATTTTACATATTCCTAAAATATTTGTGCCTTAATTTGTAtaaagttcattttcagatattgaTGAATCTAAGAGtatgaataattttaatttagatATATGTTTCTAGATTACTTTCCCAAAATTTTGAATTTCTTATGATCTCTACCAACAAGTTTGAGCACTTTCCCTTTTATCTTTAAaagcaatagagaaaaaaaaaaagcaatagaggTCTTACTTCTGCCAATGTGATATGTATAAAATGGTATCTTCGTTACTTTAATTTTAATTCCTGTACAGCTTTGAGCATAATGTCATCAGCATTTGGTTTTCATTGATTTGTCAGTTaaattttttggttgttttttaatttgggaAAGTTCTCTGTCAATAATTAGCTTTTATCTCCCATCTATATCACAGATATTTTTCCTCCTATATATTGATTTGTTTAGAGTATATTTTGccatataaaagtatttttaaaatttctctgtttCCTGTTATGGATTTTAAAGTCTCTTAAGTTTATTTAGGGATATCTTCTCAAGATTTATACTGAACATTCAttaattaaattcatttaaaaacatttaaatttaatttaattaaaaatggaagtataattgatattaatttcaggtgtacaatgtaatgattcagtgtttgtatatattgtgaaatgatcaccacaataaatctagttaacattCATCACTATAcatagttaaaaaatttttttcaatgagaaCCTTCAAGATCCTTTCTTTAGcatctttcaaatatataatacagcATTATTAACTACAATCACCATACTGTGCATTATTTCActaggacttatttattttataactgtcaGTTTGTCCTTTTGGACCACCTTCACCCATTGCACCCACCCCTTGCATCTGGCAACCAcgaatttgttttctgtatctataagtttgttagattccacataagtgagatcattttttcttaatgtagACATTTATCACAATAAACCTCCCTCTTAgcattgcttttgctgcatttcataagtttctttaaaaatatgattttatttatttatttttggctgtgctgggtctttgctgctgtgtgagCGAGTGAGGGATGCTGTCTAGTCACAGCATGCTGGCTTCTGACTGTGATGGCTcctgttgtggagcgtgggctctaggcatgGCGGCTTTAGTagtttcagcagttgtggtgcaggggctttagctgctctgcagcatgtgggatctttccagattgAGGACTGAACCCTAATCTCCTGTATTGGAACattgattctttactactgagctaccagggaagcccacctcatAAGTTTTGATGTGTTGTGTTTTCATATTCACTTGtttcaagatattttttaattttcccttgaTTTCATCTTTGATCCATTGGTTTCCAGgaatgtattgtttaatttccacatatttaaccactgtggttggaaaagatacttcatataattttggtcttttaaaatttgcttacCCTTGATTTGGATCTAATAtctgatctatcctggagaatgtgccatgtgtgcttgagaagaatgtatattctgctgcccttggatggaatgttctacaTGTATATCTGTTAGGTACATTGGATGTAAAGTATAGTACAAGTTCaatgttttcttattgatttctttCTGGAGAATCTATCCATTGATGAAAGTGGATATTGTAATGTTGTCTATCATTCCCTTCACTCCTTCAGATCTGCtagtatttgtttttatatttatgtgcTCTGATGTTAGGTACATATgtatttatgattattttatcTTCTCGATGACATGATCATTTTATCAGTTTTAGTGacctttttgtcttttgttacaGTTTTCTACTTAAAGTTGATTTTATCTAAGGATAGTTTAACTCTCCCCTCTCTTTtggtggaatatctttttccatatcttcACTTCGAGCCTGTGTATTAGCTGAAGTGAATGTTTTGGAGGCAGCTTGtagttgtgtctttttttttttttttaaacgttttCAGCCATTCTGTGCCCTTTGATTGGATaatttaatccacttacatttaaagtaattcttGATAAGTAAAAACTTACTATCACCATCTTGTTcgttgttttctggttgtttcattgttcctttgttcttttcttcctctcttgctATCTTTTTTTGTGAACTGATGATTTTCCACTGGGGTATACTTTGATTCCCTTTTCTTTATCTCGTGTGTATGTGTCTattgtagttttttgtttgttttgtagttACCCTGTGGCTTACTTGAAATATCTTAcagataaaagtttattttaagctgataactttgatcatattaaaaaatactactCTTTTTCCTCTCCCCTTACTTTGTTTTTGTTGCCATAATTgacatctttttaatattctgtatcATAAATTATTGtagctatatttatttttaacaccttTGTTTTATAACCCTTATACTAGAGTTAAATGGTTATCACACCATCATATTACAGTATTAGATTATTCTGAGTCTGACTATATATTACCTTTACCAGTGTATCGTGTATTTTCATATGGTTTCATGTTATTAGCTGCCTTTCATTTCAGCTTGAAGAACTCCTTTCAGCATTTCTTGTAAGGCACATCTAATAGTAGGTGATGAACTCCCTCAGCTTTCGTTTGTTTGGGAAAGTCTTtatctcatcttcatttttgaaggtCAGCTTTGTAGGGTCAAGTTTTCATGGTTggcattttttcttttagctCTTTGAATATATCCTCCCATTCTTTCCTGGCATACAATGCTTCTGCTGCAATATCTGCTGATAGCCTTATGAGAGTTGTCTTATATaagatacaattttttttcttgttgctttaaaaattgtcttttttcttctttgattttatacaattttattgtAATTTGTCTTGAAGAAGATTGTCTTGCATTGAAAATTTGAGGTAAGCTATCAGCTTGATGAACTTGGATGTCCAAACCCCTCTCCAGGTTTGGGAAATTCTCaccattctttctttattttttaaaaaagtatttctttatctttggctatgctgggtctcagttgctgcttgggctttcctctagctgtagcgagtgcagtgtgtgggcttctcatcgcagtggcttctctagttgtggagcacaggccccaggtgcacgggcttcagtagttgcaggacATGAGATGAATAACTgcggcttgtgggctctagagtgtgggctcactattttctttcttttcacatctctttatcagatatttttaaatgatctgtCTTGCTCCTTCTACTGTCTTTCTGTAGCATTTCAATTTTTCTTGTTCTACAGCAGCAAGCTACTATTGTTTGTTCTCAGTGGCCATTAGGCATCTAAACTATGGTGGTTCCCTGACAGTTTCAAGTCAAGTGAGACAGATACTAGTTCCTTGAGCAGCCCTCCAAAACCCAGAAGGGTTGGATTCAcgccctttctccctccttcctaaAGGAGCTAGCTGCCTTTTTGCTAGCAAAGACGTTGCTTATTCTTCATGACTCCCAGGCATCCAAACTATGCCGGTCCTATCAGTTCTCTGAGTAGGGCAATATATAGAAACTAGTCCCTCATGAAGTTCTCCAAGGAGCTGAAACATTGGACACATGCTCtgctcttctctttccccttGATGGCAGGAGAGTGGAACAGGGTATTTTTTCCTGGTGCTGAGCTATGCCAGCTTCAGGGAAGGGCTGATGTGAGTAAAGTAAAATTACTCTTCTTATTTGTTTCAATACAGCTGTTCAAGTTTTAAATTCATTTGGGTACTCCAACTTCTTAACTTTATTATGGATTTCTTGTAAGGGTATTTCATTACACATATCATTACTAATTAGTATTTTTGTGGGAGAATTAGGGCTGGGAGTTTCTATTCTGACAGCaaggagaaaatatcttttaatttcatggctacagtcactatccacagtgattttggagcccaagaaaataaaatggggttctctggtggctcagactgtaaagaatatgcctgcaatgcaggagactgagtttgatccctgggtcagaaagatcctttggagaagggaatggctatctcctccagtattcttgcctggagaattatgtggacagaggagcttggtgggctatagtccatggggttgcaaagagtcagacatgactaatagCAacattacaagatattaaatatggttccctgtgctatacagagatccttgttgtttatctgttttatatatggtaatgtatatctATTAactccaaattcctaatttatgcctgccttttccctttggtaatcataagtttgtatTCTGTGTGAgaatctttctgttttgttcatttgtatcatttttttagattccacatacaagtgatatcatatgatgtttgtctttttctatctgacttactttactaagtatgacaatttctaggtccatttatattgctgcaaatggcattattttattatttttcttggctgagtaggtaacattccactgtatatatttaCACCACTTTTCTTTATCCAGTAATTTGTTGATAAACACTTAAGTTGTTGATGAACACTCAAACTGCTGcgcaaatgcactcatctcacacactagcaaagtaatgctcaaaattctccaagccaggcttcaacaatacgtgaactgtgaacttccagatgttcaagttgaatttacaaaagagagaggaaccagagatcaaattgtcaacatccactggatcattgaaaaatcaagagagttccagaaaaacttctacttctgctttattgactaagccaaagcctttgactgtgtggatcacaaccaactgtggaaaattcttaaagagatgggaataccagaccacctgacctgtcttctgagaaatctgtatgcaggtcaagaagcaacagttagaactgaacatgaaacaacagactagttcaaaattgggaaaggagtatgtcaaggctgtatattg contains:
- the PCDHA13 gene encoding protocadherin alpha-13, with translation MLFSWREGPGAQLLLLALLLLAAWESGSGQVHYSVPEEAKHGTFVGRIAQDLGLELAELVPRLFRVASKGRGDLLEVNLQNGILFVNSRIDREELCGRSAECSIHLEVIVDRPLQVFHVEVEVTDINDNPPVFPESEKRIIIAESRPPETRFPLDGASDADIGVNSALTYRVDPNDYFTLDTQNSREQMSSLSLVLRKSLDREEIQEHSLLLTASDGGKPELTSTVQLLITILDVNDNAPEFDQLIYKVRMLENSLNGSLVIKLNATDPDDGTNADITYSFRRPVSPAVLYAFYINPDSGEIRTKGKLDFEENKLYEISVEAIDKGNIPMAGHCTILVEIVDINDNAPEVTITSLALPVREDAQVGTVIALISVSDRDSGANGQVTCSLMPHNPFKLVSTFKNYYSLVLDNTLNRESVANYEVVVTARDGGLPSLSATASVSVEVADVNDNAPAFPQPEYTVFVKENNPPGCHIFTVSARDADAQENALVSYSLVERRVGERALSSYVSVHAESGKVYALQPLDHEELELLQFQVSARDAGVPPLGSNVTLQVFVLDENDNAPALLPPGPGGGPSALSQIVSRSVEAGHVVAKVRAVDADSGYNAWLSYELQPAVGGSRSPFRVGLYTGEISTTRALDEADAPRQRLLVLVKDHGEPALTATATVLLSLEDSGQAPKASSRALSGAAGAETALVDVNVYLIIAICAVSSLFVLTLLLYTALRCSAPPREGTCGPVKPRLVCSSAVGSWSYSQQKQQRVCSGEGPPKTDLMAFSPSLPPCLSSAEGPGEIEAELEQLKKVRSYFKFSFCFSHPHSFLFKILQSQF